The genomic segment ATTTAATTGAAACTTAATTGATTCAAAGGGCTTATATAAATTTGTACATATATTCACATTAGAATATCCATTAACCGTATTATATATTTGAATTATACCCATCTGTATTTCTTGCTGCTTATAGTTGTTTATAATTTCTTTTTTATTTATATTTCTCATGATATTTTCCTCACAATTCTTATAATATTTGCTGCCATCATTGGTTCTGCTCAAGTATCGATGGTCTACCAGGTACCGTCGTATTATTGCATCATCTTCATAAATAGTTTTAATGATTTTCTTTACTTCAGCTTCCGTATATTCTCTATCAGGTTCAAACAAATCAGCAAACCTTGGTAATAATGCTTTCCGCTTCTCTTCTTTAACAGGGAACACACGAAGCTTCGGATTTTTTATTTTTGGCATCTTTTCCTCAGCTAATTCCATAACCGCCAAAAATGCCCGTGCTTGTCTTGCCCTCTCTCTCAATGCAAATCTCATATTTCTTACTGTGGATTCTGCACATGCAAGCTTCATTGCTATTTCTTTGTCACTATATTTATTAGATACCATATCTAAAAACTCTTTTTGAATTTCAGTCAATCCTGTATATTTCTTGTCCAGCATCAGCAGCATTTCAATAGGAGTTCCATGATTTGCAGTATGAATATTTACACTTTCATCATTTTCGCCAATATATTTTCCACATATTAAACAAATAAATTCTGCTTTTTTACCATCCCATACATAACTTCTTTTAAAATCTTCAATAGTTGCACTGCGAATAAACTCATTCATATCTTTCTCCTGTCTATTAATTTCATAGACAGCATAACATTTTTTCTTTATTTTTGTCAACTATAAATTTGTAACAAATAAAATAAAAGGAGAACCCACATCATCAGAGGATTCTCCTTCTTTATTACTTCTCAAATATCTGTATATATTTCATCTAAAGTGAATTTCTACGTCTTTATTATTTTAATGGCTATCTCATTTATGATTATTGAAATACACTCTATATCTGCAATTTATTTAGATGATAATTTCATTATTTAAATTAAGCTATATCAATGCTTTCACAGAAAGCCTGTGTCATTTGTAATACGATTTATCCTATCTAATTCTAATCTTTCCAATATGCACTTAAGTCGTTAGATTAAATGGATAACAAATGCAAGTGATAGTGGGAATGTAAATAGAACAATACCCTATATTTAAATCAGCTTCTCAGGAATAAATTTAGAAGAAATTCTCTTTATTAATATATAATCAATTATCAGGAGAACACCACCCGCTGTAAACATAATAAGGTTATTAAGCATAATTACACCTGTCATTTGTCCTACCAATAGAATAACTACAGGAAGAACAAGAATTCCACTTACCTGCTGTGCTTCCTGAAAGGTTTTTGACTTTGCTGATACCATCACAGTGAAGGTTAAGGATAACAAATTAATAGCAGGTGAAATCCAAAGTATTATAATGAGCCATTTTATATCTGGAAAAATAAGTCCTCCAAAATATATGAATCCACTTATATTGATTATTATGCCAAAAGCTATAAATGAAAGCAGGGTTATAATATAGGATGGTATAAAAACGCCTAAAATCTTTGCCCTTAGCAGTTGTTCCATGGATATT from the Clostridium sp. CM027 genome contains:
- a CDS encoding ABC transporter permease subunit — its product is MNRNEKVLIKKDLNEITSSKRVIVPMAIVPIVLTVLIPLALIIGVNYIGNASDVLRGFGSLLKKLPSEYKAYSPAQLVIKIAINYMFPSYFLIIPIMCSGIIGASSLVGEKEHKTMETLLYTPISMEQLLRAKILGVFIPSYIITLLSFIAFGIIINISGFIYFGGLIFPDIKWLIIILWISPAINLLSLTFTVMVSAKSKTFQEAQQVSGILVLPVVILLVGQMTGVIMLNNLIMFTAGGVLLIIDYILIKRISSKFIPEKLI
- a CDS encoding DUF2087 domain-containing protein, with the translated sequence MTKIKKKCYAVYEINRQEKDMNEFIRSATIEDFKRSYVWDGKKAEFICLICGKYIGENDESVNIHTANHGTPIEMLLMLDKKYTGLTEIQKEFLDMVSNKYSDKEIAMKLACAESTVRNMRFALRERARQARAFLAVMELAEEKMPKIKNPKLRVFPVKEEKRKALLPRFADLFEPDREYTEAEVKKIIKTIYEDDAIIRRYLVDHRYLSRTNDGSKYYKNCEENIMRNINKKEIINNYKQQEIQMGIIQIYNTVNGYSNVNICTNLYKPFESIKFQLNLGRIKIKRLQEDWAAYGENAFEFKVVEKLKPNEVSTDKEKVDDLKDLLNMWIESQGENLKLYK